One segment of Streptomyces sp. NBC_00576 DNA contains the following:
- a CDS encoding carbohydrate ABC transporter permease, with protein MTTTEIPAPARTEKTTPVKRPGRQREGAAWVFLSPWVLGACVLTLLPMAVSLYLSFTDYDLFNSPKWVGLRNYTQMFTEDPRYWRSVGATLMYVVIAVPLQLGLALVVALALKNMKRGRAFYRSAFYAPSLLGASMSVALVWRALFNEGGTVDNLFGTGGWIFKPGWALVTVALLTVWQFGAPMVIFLAGLQQIPGELYEAAEVDGASRWRQFLSITVPMLSPVIFFNLVLQTIQAFQVFTPAFAVSGGKGGPADSTLFYTLYLYDRGFVASHMGYASAMAWVLLIVIGAVTAVLFRTSRSWVFYASDTEGGVR; from the coding sequence ATGACCACCACCGAGATACCGGCCCCAGCCCGCACCGAGAAGACCACTCCCGTGAAGCGGCCGGGGCGCCAACGCGAGGGCGCCGCCTGGGTGTTCCTGTCCCCGTGGGTGCTGGGCGCCTGCGTGCTCACCCTGCTCCCCATGGCCGTCTCGCTCTATCTCTCCTTCACCGACTACGACCTGTTCAACTCGCCGAAGTGGGTGGGCCTGCGCAACTACACGCAGATGTTCACCGAGGACCCACGCTACTGGCGGTCGGTGGGCGCGACCCTCATGTACGTCGTCATCGCGGTCCCGCTCCAGCTCGGACTCGCGCTCGTCGTCGCCCTCGCCCTGAAGAACATGAAACGCGGCCGGGCCTTCTACCGCTCCGCCTTCTACGCCCCCTCCCTCCTCGGCGCCTCGATGTCCGTGGCCCTCGTCTGGCGGGCACTGTTCAACGAGGGCGGCACCGTCGACAACCTCTTCGGCACCGGCGGCTGGATCTTCAAGCCGGGCTGGGCGCTCGTCACCGTGGCCCTGCTGACGGTGTGGCAGTTCGGCGCGCCGATGGTCATCTTCCTCGCCGGACTCCAGCAGATCCCAGGGGAGTTGTACGAGGCCGCCGAGGTGGACGGCGCGAGCAGATGGCGCCAGTTCCTCTCCATCACCGTGCCGATGCTGTCCCCGGTGATCTTCTTCAACCTGGTCCTCCAGACGATCCAGGCCTTCCAGGTCTTCACCCCCGCCTTCGCGGTGAGCGGCGGCAAGGGCGGCCCGGCCGACTCCACCCTCTTCTACACGCTCTACCTCTACGACCGGGGCTTCGTCGCCTCCCACATGGGCTACGCGTCCGCGATGGCCTGGGTACTGCTGATCGTCATCGGTGCAGTCACCGCCGTACTGTTCCGGACCTCACGCTCCTGGGTCTTCTACGCCTCCGACACCGAAGGGGGCGTCCGATGA
- a CDS encoding ROK family transcriptional regulator produces MSGVSGMNGMNQSAVRRVNTSVILRALAVSAEPMTLTVLAERAGLSRRTIEIVLDSLVEAGWVTELARVPTSGCAGRPARRYELRAEHALLAAVHFTTSDASAAVADVRGRVLGRAHRPLRAYQDPQATLDDMAALVREALDDAGGSADRLRAGAVASGGAIDDDGVIRRLVHTTRWEGVRLPDELTRRVRVPWFADNDSNLGALAERWRGAAGDHDNVVWAVLGNRTGLGILIRGEVHRGVDGAAGEIVEAASIPAGSVENRPVAWLTSPEPARRTLALGRFEAAREGDATALAEVDELVENIASILTTLSWTIAPSLIVLGGGLEDAADVLLPRVQAALRRARTPAVELRATLLGRDAPLVGAVKLALDRMDTELFGPLIPRV; encoded by the coding sequence ATGTCCGGGGTGAGCGGCATGAACGGGATGAACCAGAGCGCTGTCCGACGCGTCAACACCTCGGTGATCCTGCGGGCGTTGGCGGTGTCGGCCGAGCCGATGACGTTGACCGTGCTCGCCGAGCGGGCCGGTCTCTCGCGGCGCACCATAGAAATCGTCCTGGACTCGCTCGTCGAGGCGGGCTGGGTGACGGAGCTGGCGCGGGTGCCGACCAGCGGCTGTGCGGGGCGTCCCGCCCGACGGTACGAACTGCGGGCGGAACACGCCCTGTTGGCGGCCGTGCACTTCACCACCTCGGACGCGTCCGCGGCTGTCGCCGATGTCCGGGGCCGCGTCCTCGGACGTGCGCACCGGCCGCTGCGCGCCTACCAGGATCCGCAGGCCACGCTGGACGACATGGCCGCGCTGGTGCGGGAGGCGCTCGACGACGCGGGTGGGTCGGCGGACCGGCTGCGGGCCGGTGCGGTCGCGAGCGGCGGTGCCATCGACGACGACGGAGTCATCCGGCGCCTGGTGCACACGACCCGATGGGAAGGCGTGCGCCTGCCCGACGAACTCACGCGGCGCGTCCGGGTGCCCTGGTTCGCGGACAACGACTCCAACCTCGGTGCGCTCGCGGAGCGTTGGCGGGGCGCGGCAGGCGACCACGACAACGTCGTATGGGCGGTGCTCGGGAACCGGACCGGCCTCGGGATCCTCATCCGGGGTGAGGTGCACCGTGGTGTCGACGGCGCCGCGGGCGAGATAGTCGAGGCGGCCTCGATACCGGCCGGCTCGGTCGAGAACCGCCCGGTGGCGTGGCTCACCTCACCGGAACCGGCCAGGCGCACGCTCGCACTAGGTCGGTTCGAGGCGGCCCGCGAGGGTGACGCCACCGCGCTCGCCGAGGTCGACGAGCTCGTGGAGAACATCGCGTCGATCCTCACGACCCTGTCGTGGACCATCGCGCCGTCCCTCATCGTGCTCGGCGGCGGCCTGGAGGACGCGGCCGACGTGCTGCTGCCCCGGGTACAGGCGGCGCTGCGCCGTGCCCGCACCCCGGCCGTCGAACTGCGTGCCACGCTCCTGGGCCGCGACGCCCCCCTCGTCGGCGCCGTCAAGCTGGCCCTCGACCGGATGGACACCGAGCTGTTCGGCCCGCTCATCCCCCGTGTGTGA
- a CDS encoding sugar phosphate isomerase/epimerase family protein, translating into MTLPTDSAEPRFATDVITFYHPAFWGLESPDAVRELALADPGGFWGRVLDALAEAGVTGIELTFAPGDIESALRAFGSASSFRRALQARGVSVVGAFVAGSDAPDWRHGDNLAAIVADAERRAAFLADVGADLLVTGLPMRTTFGTRPPFFVDAAYMSRMADIAHAVGDAVARHGVRLAFHTESNSTLWYERDIDLFMALTDPRYVWLCPDSCHIALGGGDPVAVARRHAQRIALAHWKDAVRPIDVELVIDDTVFTQQQPYMTELGTGIVDWRGWADAMSRTPGAGTVLIELDEAPDPVAALRAGVAVARRARARA; encoded by the coding sequence GTGACCCTGCCGACCGACAGCGCCGAACCGCGCTTCGCCACCGACGTCATCACCTTCTACCATCCGGCGTTCTGGGGCCTTGAATCCCCGGACGCCGTACGGGAGTTGGCTCTCGCAGATCCCGGCGGTTTCTGGGGGCGGGTACTGGACGCGCTGGCCGAGGCCGGCGTCACCGGCATCGAGCTGACCTTCGCGCCCGGCGACATCGAGTCGGCCCTGCGCGCCTTCGGCAGCGCGTCCTCGTTCCGGCGCGCGCTTCAGGCCCGGGGCGTGAGCGTCGTGGGCGCCTTCGTCGCCGGGAGCGACGCACCCGACTGGCGCCACGGCGACAACCTGGCCGCGATCGTCGCCGACGCCGAGCGACGCGCGGCCTTCCTCGCCGACGTCGGGGCGGACCTCCTCGTCACCGGGCTGCCCATGCGCACGACCTTCGGGACGCGTCCGCCCTTCTTCGTCGACGCCGCGTACATGTCCCGGATGGCCGACATCGCCCACGCGGTCGGTGACGCGGTCGCCCGGCACGGCGTGCGGCTCGCCTTCCACACGGAGTCCAACAGCACGCTCTGGTACGAGCGGGACATCGACCTGTTCATGGCGCTGACCGACCCGCGCTATGTGTGGCTGTGCCCCGACTCGTGCCACATCGCGCTCGGCGGCGGGGACCCGGTGGCCGTCGCGCGTCGCCACGCGCAGCGGATCGCGCTGGCGCACTGGAAGGACGCGGTCCGGCCGATCGACGTCGAACTCGTCATCGACGACACGGTCTTCACCCAGCAGCAGCCGTACATGACCGAACTGGGCACGGGCATCGTGGACTGGCGTGGCTGGGCGGACGCGATGTCCCGCACGCCCGGCGCCGGCACGGTGCTCATCGAACTGGACGAGGCGCCTGACCCCGTGGCAGCACTCCGGGCGGGGGTGGCCGTCGCACGGCGGGCGCGGGCGCGTGCGTGA
- a CDS encoding GMC oxidoreductase, translating into MTDTPHTDVLVVGSGIMGAAVARLLRDTDPALRITMVDGGEAIGTAPGVHLHDVDDPVLWERYNDRVTTGIQGMYTGAEVVREVADGLDGLTPGMFHALAFGEDAEAMPATALAWNAGGMGVHWTAATPWPAGSEVFDFGDPAGWAADLDTARRILAVTPAPIGPTEVGELVLDVLRRRYDGAGPHDRRPQPMPMAVTATASGPLPRTAPGTIFPALAAGGDPEFTLVTGTLATSLIVSSDGRVAGARLRRVADGAESELRADTVVVCADALRTPQLLFASGIRPDALGGYLNEHAFVTARVLLDLDRFGIALDTLPLPRAGEFCTDSLWLPQNGAAQPFHGQIMNRTYVDDDGRPLAHSVGLALYVPVQSRPENRLVFSESDTDLAGLPRIGVEFDYADADRALVRRALDEVRVIAEEFGPFDPATESALLPPGSSLHLTGTVRCGAADDGTSVCGPDGRVWGFDNLYLAGNGVIPTPMAANVTLTGAVTAVRAARAVAEHRAALAAH; encoded by the coding sequence GTGACCGACACCCCCCACACCGATGTCCTTGTCGTCGGCAGCGGCATCATGGGAGCCGCCGTGGCCCGGCTGCTGCGGGACACCGACCCGGCGCTGCGCATCACGATGGTCGACGGCGGCGAGGCGATCGGTACGGCACCCGGGGTGCACCTGCACGACGTCGACGACCCCGTCCTGTGGGAGCGCTACAACGACCGGGTCACCACCGGCATCCAGGGCATGTACACGGGCGCCGAGGTGGTACGCGAGGTGGCGGACGGCCTCGACGGGCTGACGCCGGGCATGTTCCACGCGCTGGCCTTCGGCGAGGACGCCGAGGCGATGCCCGCGACGGCGCTCGCGTGGAACGCGGGCGGCATGGGTGTGCACTGGACGGCCGCGACGCCGTGGCCCGCCGGCTCCGAGGTGTTCGACTTCGGCGACCCGGCCGGCTGGGCGGCGGACCTGGACACCGCGCGCCGGATACTCGCCGTCACGCCCGCCCCGATCGGCCCCACCGAGGTCGGCGAGCTGGTCCTCGACGTACTGCGCCGCCGCTACGACGGTGCCGGACCGCACGACCGGCGACCGCAGCCCATGCCCATGGCGGTCACCGCGACGGCCTCGGGCCCGCTGCCACGCACCGCCCCGGGCACGATCTTCCCCGCGCTCGCGGCGGGCGGCGACCCCGAGTTCACCCTGGTCACCGGCACACTCGCGACCTCGCTCATCGTGTCGTCGGACGGCCGGGTCGCCGGCGCCCGGCTGCGGCGCGTCGCCGACGGCGCCGAGTCCGAACTGCGCGCCGACACCGTGGTGGTGTGCGCCGACGCCCTGCGCACCCCGCAGCTGCTGTTCGCCTCGGGCATCCGGCCCGACGCGCTGGGGGGGTATCTCAACGAGCACGCGTTCGTCACCGCCCGGGTACTGCTCGACCTCGACCGGTTCGGCATCGCCCTCGACACCCTGCCGCTCCCGCGCGCCGGCGAGTTCTGCACGGACTCGCTGTGGCTGCCGCAGAACGGCGCGGCGCAGCCGTTCCACGGTCAGATCATGAACAGGACGTACGTGGACGACGACGGCCGCCCCCTCGCGCACTCCGTGGGCCTCGCGCTGTACGTCCCCGTCCAGTCGCGCCCCGAGAACCGGCTCGTGTTCTCGGAGTCGGACACCGACCTCGCTGGACTGCCTCGGATCGGCGTCGAGTTCGACTACGCCGACGCCGACCGGGCACTCGTCCGACGCGCGCTGGACGAAGTCCGGGTGATCGCCGAGGAGTTCGGCCCGTTCGATCCGGCGACCGAGTCGGCGCTGCTGCCGCCCGGTTCGTCGCTGCATCTGACGGGCACCGTCCGCTGCGGTGCGGCCGACGACGGCACGAGCGTGTGCGGACCGGACGGCAGAGTGTGGGGCTTCGACAACCTGTACCTCGCCGGCAACGGCGTGATCCCCACCCCGATGGCGGCCAACGTCACGCTGACGGGCGCGGTGACGGCCGTACGGGCGGCCCGCGCTGTCGCCGAACACCGTGCCGCGCTTGCCGCGCACTGA
- a CDS encoding nucleoside deaminase produces the protein MIDIAKEYRVALPAWIDDELAQVPPVIPDRDDRMRLVHRLADRNWREGNGGPFAALVAEQDTGRIVSVGVNVVLASGVSSAHAEVVALGLAQTAVGGWDLGGDGLPAHELVVNWRPCVQCYGATMWSGVRGLVVAGEGPELEEITTFDEGPLGADWAEQFETRGIKVAGDVLREEALTVFRNYRNAVDADDVVVYNARGGAE, from the coding sequence GTGATCGACATCGCGAAGGAATACCGGGTGGCGCTGCCGGCCTGGATCGACGACGAGTTGGCTCAGGTGCCTCCCGTCATCCCGGACCGCGACGACCGGATGCGCCTCGTGCACCGCCTGGCGGACCGCAACTGGCGTGAGGGCAACGGGGGTCCGTTCGCGGCGCTCGTCGCCGAACAGGACACGGGCCGGATCGTCTCGGTCGGGGTGAACGTCGTCCTCGCCTCCGGTGTCTCCAGCGCGCATGCCGAGGTCGTGGCGCTCGGCCTGGCCCAGACGGCGGTCGGCGGCTGGGACCTGGGCGGCGACGGGCTGCCGGCGCACGAGCTGGTCGTCAACTGGCGTCCGTGCGTGCAGTGTTACGGCGCGACCATGTGGTCCGGGGTGCGCGGTCTCGTGGTCGCGGGCGAGGGGCCGGAACTGGAGGAGATCACCACGTTCGACGAGGGCCCGCTGGGCGCGGACTGGGCCGAGCAGTTCGAGACCCGCGGCATCAAGGTCGCAGGGGACGTGCTGAGGGAGGAGGCACTCACCGTGTTCCGCAACTACCGCAACGCGGTCGACGCCGACGATGTCGTCGTCTACAACGCGCGCGGGGGTGCCGAGTGA
- a CDS encoding SdrD B-like domain-containing protein, whose translation MHVAPPGRRRRLTSLTGLTGLSLALVAAGSPAAAVTGLGPLAVTTRAAAPGDGTVTVRVVTEVDADGAYDRMLEPGLAGVKVSLTDDAGTVRNLTTGAGGTVTFTATSELTGGKYRVQVTNPDPGNLSPAVAGLGTGSDVIRGNIGFVDVSGGTNVTYTTGFWEPGVYCQENPDLVSCNLAKGDAPNTYKGLVSFSGGFTGASPDTGVTQLTDNTKQQAVFGIGVDRTGNKYLGTLVKRHTAYGPAGNTNTIYRQFGADTTVAPFVTLPGTLTAHETGDNWLHDNAVYGRVGREGIGDVDVSGDGRTLYAVNISETKLYGVAIQGSGNTVTPGTRTGYDIPRPKACVGEWHPYGIGVRGGRVLVGGVCGAETSVTTHVPWGDPTQLSAHVYEFRNSAFDEIFTHTLNHPRGCAYRFTKPPAGPRCTGKTTVGAEMSAAWEAWNERVPKAEQHYLISAPQPILSNIEIADNGDLVLGYRDRFGDMTGTATFAHNSTQNPLVTGVAAGDVLRACKSGTTYTLENNGSCGSLTGNLPRNGEGPGGGEFYDDSTALDDAFHDQVGEGATALQPYRDKLWGTVYDPYSAFQQGVRSRTVNNGAVQGNLLIQPTWNSDLALRQNLFGKANGLADLELVCDQAPVQIGNRVWYDSNGNGVQDPSEPPVAGVVVTLTPPTGTALTATTDANGEYYLGTKDGLTPNTTYAATFDHSGIAPSTLPGSPTMAELKWTQEHAGSDRALGSNVDSAGGTRVAVGDPGDVNHTIAAGLVGPVNKLGDRVWYDTDGNGVQDPGEPGAQDVPVELTDPVTGDVLRTARTDASGHYLFPDLPDGRYMVCFRGPRGYLWTRQNAGATDDDSVVDPTSGCSPVVTLGAGNRTDLTLEAGLVGELGLTVVRTDRKTGEPLQGAVFQLWLDSNDKPGLQRQGAGRDRMAGDCVTGRTGRCSFDDNRIGTYYLVEMDVPEGHVLPQNPVFGPYLLTLANGTATDGLVVEIADEQGEPCKDTTC comes from the coding sequence GTGCACGTCGCTCCGCCGGGCCGGCGGAGACGGCTGACCAGCCTGACCGGCCTGACCGGCCTGAGTCTCGCGCTGGTCGCGGCCGGTTCACCCGCCGCCGCCGTCACCGGGCTCGGCCCGCTCGCCGTGACCACGCGGGCCGCCGCTCCCGGCGACGGCACCGTGACCGTACGGGTCGTCACCGAGGTGGACGCGGACGGCGCCTACGACCGCATGCTGGAGCCGGGCCTCGCCGGCGTCAAGGTCAGCCTGACGGACGACGCCGGCACCGTCCGGAACCTGACGACCGGCGCCGGCGGCACCGTCACCTTCACCGCCACGTCCGAGCTCACCGGCGGCAAGTACCGCGTCCAGGTCACCAACCCGGATCCCGGCAACCTCTCCCCCGCCGTCGCGGGCCTGGGCACGGGCTCCGATGTCATCCGCGGCAACATCGGCTTCGTCGACGTGTCCGGCGGTACGAACGTCACGTACACCACCGGTTTCTGGGAGCCCGGCGTCTACTGCCAGGAGAACCCCGACCTGGTCAGCTGCAACCTCGCCAAGGGCGACGCCCCCAACACGTACAAGGGTCTGGTGTCCTTCAGCGGGGGCTTCACGGGCGCCTCCCCCGACACGGGTGTCACCCAACTGACCGACAACACGAAGCAGCAGGCCGTGTTCGGCATCGGCGTGGACCGCACCGGCAACAAGTACCTGGGCACACTCGTCAAGCGGCACACGGCCTACGGCCCGGCGGGCAACACCAACACGATCTACCGCCAGTTCGGCGCCGACACCACCGTCGCCCCCTTCGTCACGTTGCCCGGCACGCTCACCGCGCACGAGACAGGCGACAACTGGCTGCACGACAACGCCGTCTACGGCAGGGTCGGCCGCGAGGGCATCGGCGACGTCGACGTGTCCGGCGACGGCAGAACGCTGTACGCGGTCAACATCAGCGAGACCAAGCTGTACGGCGTGGCCATCCAGGGCTCCGGCAACACCGTCACGCCCGGCACACGGACGGGGTACGACATCCCGAGGCCAAAGGCCTGCGTCGGCGAGTGGCACCCGTACGGCATCGGCGTGCGCGGCGGGCGCGTGCTGGTGGGCGGGGTGTGCGGCGCCGAGACGAGCGTCACCACGCACGTCCCCTGGGGCGACCCGACGCAACTCAGCGCGCACGTCTACGAGTTCAGGAACAGCGCGTTCGACGAGATCTTCACGCACACGCTGAACCATCCGCGCGGGTGCGCCTATCGGTTCACCAAGCCGCCCGCCGGCCCCCGCTGCACGGGCAAGACGACGGTGGGCGCCGAGATGAGTGCCGCGTGGGAGGCCTGGAACGAGCGGGTCCCGAAGGCCGAGCAGCACTACCTCATCTCCGCGCCGCAACCCATCCTGTCCAACATCGAGATCGCCGACAACGGTGACCTGGTGCTCGGCTACCGCGACCGCTTCGGCGACATGACGGGTACCGCGACGTTCGCCCACAACTCCACGCAGAATCCGCTGGTCACCGGCGTCGCCGCCGGTGACGTACTGCGCGCCTGCAAGTCGGGAACGACGTACACGCTGGAGAACAACGGCTCCTGCGGCTCACTGACCGGCAATCTGCCGCGCAACGGCGAGGGTCCGGGCGGCGGCGAGTTCTACGACGACTCCACCGCACTCGACGACGCGTTCCACGACCAGGTCGGCGAGGGCGCCACGGCACTCCAGCCGTACCGCGACAAACTGTGGGGCACGGTATACGACCCGTACAGCGCCTTCCAGCAGGGCGTTCGCAGCCGGACCGTGAACAACGGCGCGGTCCAGGGCAACCTGCTCATCCAGCCGACCTGGAACAGCGATCTCGCCCTCCGCCAGAACCTCTTCGGCAAGGCCAACGGTCTCGCCGACCTGGAACTCGTCTGCGACCAGGCGCCCGTCCAGATCGGCAACCGGGTCTGGTACGACTCGAACGGCAACGGCGTCCAGGATCCGTCCGAGCCGCCGGTCGCGGGCGTCGTCGTCACGCTGACCCCGCCGACCGGCACAGCGCTGACCGCCACGACCGATGCGAACGGCGAGTACTACCTGGGCACGAAGGACGGCCTGACGCCGAACACGACGTACGCCGCCACCTTCGACCACAGTGGCATCGCCCCGTCGACGCTGCCCGGCTCCCCGACCATGGCGGAGCTGAAGTGGACCCAGGAGCATGCCGGTTCCGACCGCGCGCTCGGCTCGAACGTCGACTCGGCGGGCGGGACCAGGGTGGCCGTCGGCGACCCCGGCGACGTCAACCACACGATCGCCGCGGGTCTGGTCGGTCCGGTCAACAAGCTGGGCGACCGCGTCTGGTACGACACCGACGGCAACGGCGTCCAGGACCCGGGCGAGCCCGGTGCGCAGGACGTCCCGGTCGAGTTGACCGACCCCGTCACAGGTGACGTACTCAGGACGGCCAGGACGGACGCGAGCGGGCACTACCTGTTCCCGGACCTGCCCGACGGGCGCTACATGGTCTGCTTCCGCGGCCCGCGCGGCTACCTCTGGACCAGACAGAACGCGGGCGCCACGGATGACGACTCGGTCGTCGACCCGACCAGCGGCTGCTCCCCGGTGGTCACCCTCGGCGCGGGCAACCGTACAGACCTCACCCTCGAAGCGGGCCTGGTCGGGGAGTTGGGGCTGACGGTCGTCAGGACCGACCGGAAGACCGGCGAGCCGCTGCAGGGGGCGGTCTTCCAGCTGTGGCTCGACAGCAACGACAAGCCCGGTCTCCAGCGCCAGGGCGCGGGCCGGGACCGGATGGCCGGCGACTGTGTCACCGGCCGGACGGGCAGGTGCTCCTTCGACGACAACCGGATCGGCACGTACTACCTCGTGGAGATGGACGTCCCCGAGGGCCATGTCCTCCCCCAGAACCCGGTCTTCGGCCCGTACCTGCTGACCCTGGCGAACGGCACGGCCACCGACGGGCTGGTCGTGGAGATCGCCGACGAGCAGGGTGAGCCGTGCAAGGACACCACGTGCTGA
- a CDS encoding carboxylesterase family protein has protein sequence MTHITVHAPAGPVVGRRTGPVQRFLGIPYAQPPTGVRRFAAPVRRGRFPEPFDASRHGPTSQRVPLFPTTTVPEPSVPGDDILNLSVVAPAPVDGQAAPCPVLVWIHGGGFLAGSPASPWYDGRSFARGGVVCVTVGYRLGVDGFAPLDDVPTNLGLRDILLALDWVQENIAAFGGDPGRVTLAGQSAGGAAVLALLSSPAASSLFQRAVSLSGGLFDGDGYAARHFVGRLGERLGVPPTRAGFGDRTVQRLQGAVLALRDELGADILPLGPIIGDDILPVSVADGLAGHGHDVPLLLGATGDEFDCGAAPENPHPSPYRPAELVAARAAGTRVTDTLFRAACPRVAGARRDADAGTWLYSFEWPSPVLGGAAHCVDLPFFFDLLDAPGGAEALGPYPPVELAAAMHADLSGFVHGREPDWARATGGPGDPAREYGRSGAALVADTSGVFDPVVRTEPSVRAVSGVVEAC, from the coding sequence ATGACCCACATCACCGTGCACGCCCCCGCCGGCCCGGTCGTCGGCCGTCGCACCGGCCCCGTACAGCGCTTCCTCGGCATCCCGTACGCCCAACCACCCACCGGTGTACGGCGGTTCGCGGCGCCGGTCCGACGCGGCCGGTTCCCGGAGCCGTTCGACGCGTCCCGGCACGGGCCGACCTCCCAACGTGTGCCCCTGTTTCCCACGACCACGGTGCCGGAACCGTCGGTGCCCGGCGACGACATCCTGAATCTCTCCGTCGTCGCTCCCGCCCCCGTCGACGGACAGGCGGCGCCCTGCCCGGTCCTGGTGTGGATCCACGGCGGCGGCTTCCTCGCGGGCAGCCCGGCGAGTCCGTGGTACGACGGCCGTTCCTTCGCACGGGGCGGCGTCGTCTGCGTCACCGTCGGCTACCGGCTGGGCGTCGACGGATTCGCCCCGCTGGACGACGTACCCACCAATCTCGGGCTGCGCGACATCCTGCTCGCGCTCGACTGGGTCCAGGAGAACATCGCCGCGTTCGGCGGTGATCCGGGCCGGGTCACCCTCGCCGGTCAGTCGGCCGGGGGCGCCGCGGTGCTCGCGCTGCTGTCGTCGCCCGCCGCGAGCAGTCTCTTCCAGCGGGCGGTGAGCCTCTCCGGCGGCCTCTTCGACGGGGACGGGTACGCGGCCCGCCACTTCGTCGGGCGGCTCGGGGAGCGGCTGGGCGTGCCGCCCACGCGCGCCGGGTTCGGCGACCGTACCGTGCAGCGACTCCAGGGTGCCGTTCTCGCGCTGCGGGACGAACTCGGCGCCGACATACTCCCGTTGGGCCCGATCATCGGCGACGACATCCTGCCGGTTTCCGTCGCCGACGGACTCGCCGGGCACGGACACGACGTACCTCTGCTGCTCGGCGCGACGGGCGACGAGTTCGATTGCGGTGCCGCGCCCGAGAACCCGCATCCGAGTCCGTACAGGCCCGCCGAACTCGTCGCCGCCCGCGCGGCGGGCACCCGGGTGACGGACACCCTGTTCCGGGCCGCCTGCCCGCGCGTGGCGGGCGCGCGGCGCGACGCCGACGCAGGTACCTGGCTGTACTCCTTCGAGTGGCCGTCCCCCGTGCTCGGCGGCGCCGCGCACTGCGTCGACCTCCCGTTCTTCTTCGACCTGCTCGACGCACCGGGCGGCGCGGAGGCGCTCGGACCGTATCCGCCCGTGGAGTTGGCCGCGGCGATGCACGCCGATCTGTCCGGCTTCGTCCACGGCCGGGAGCCGGACTGGGCGCGGGCGACCGGCGGGCCCGGTGATCCGGCGCGCGAGTACGGCCGGTCCGGCGCGGCCCTCGTGGCCGACACCTCAGGCGTGTTCGATCCCGTCGTACGAACCGAACCGTCCGTACGGGCGGTGTCCGGGGTGGTGGAGGCATGCTGA
- a CDS encoding carbohydrate ABC transporter permease yields MTTTAAPTPGVRKPVAWRRIALHLGCLAALLVMLYPLAWLLSTSLKPANEVIASLDLLPSHLEWSNYKTALDGVNDVSVWRLLTNSLLIAGGAVLGNVLSCSLAAYAFARLRFRFRGPLFAFMIATIMLPHHAVLIPQYIIFNQLGMVNTYWPLILPKFLATEAFFVFLIVQFMRGLPRELEEAARIDGCGPFRSFFLVILPLTRPALITTAIFTFIWTWNDFFTQLIYLFSPDKFTLTLALRSFVDASSTSAFGPMFAMSVIALLPIVLFFLAFQRFLVEGMANSGIKG; encoded by the coding sequence ATGACGACCACCGCGGCCCCAACTCCCGGCGTACGCAAGCCCGTTGCCTGGCGCCGGATCGCCCTGCACCTCGGCTGTCTGGCCGCGCTCCTCGTCATGCTCTACCCGCTGGCCTGGCTGCTGTCGACCTCCCTCAAGCCGGCGAACGAGGTCATCGCCAGCCTCGACCTGCTGCCGAGCCACCTGGAGTGGTCCAACTACAAGACCGCCCTCGACGGCGTGAACGACGTCTCCGTCTGGCGCCTGCTCACCAACTCCCTGTTGATCGCGGGCGGCGCGGTCCTCGGCAACGTACTCAGCTGCTCCCTGGCGGCCTACGCCTTCGCGCGTCTGCGGTTCCGCTTCCGGGGCCCGCTGTTCGCATTCATGATCGCGACGATCATGCTGCCGCATCACGCGGTGCTGATCCCGCAGTACATCATCTTCAACCAGCTCGGCATGGTGAACACCTACTGGCCGCTGATCCTGCCCAAGTTCCTTGCCACGGAGGCGTTCTTCGTCTTCCTGATCGTGCAGTTCATGCGCGGACTGCCGAGGGAGCTGGAGGAGGCGGCGCGCATCGACGGCTGCGGCCCGTTCCGCTCCTTCTTCCTGGTGATCCTCCCCCTCACCCGCCCGGCGCTGATCACCACCGCGATCTTCACCTTCATCTGGACCTGGAACGACTTCTTCACCCAGCTGATCTATCTCTTCTCGCCGGACAAGTTCACGCTCACCCTGGCGCTCAGGTCGTTCGTGGACGCGTCCAGCACGTCCGCCTTCGGACCGATGTTCGCCATGTCGGTGATCGCGCTGCTGCCGATCGTCCTGTTCTTCCTCGCCTTCCAGCGGTTCCTGGTGGAGGGCATGGCCAATTCCGGGATCAAGGGGTGA